AATTTATTAGTAGTTCTATTCCGCCAAGAGGATTTCTAATTTCATGTGCTATTTGTGCAAGAATTTTTTCCTTTTCATTATTGTTGTTTTTAATATTATTTCGCATTAAAATTAGCGCATTTGAAAGAATTTCAATTTCACCTTTGGTTTTTTCCGGAATTTCCGAATTATAATTTCCTTTTCCAATTTCATCACTGAATTCAACTAATTTGTAAATTGGATTTGTAATTGATTTTGAGACCCAAAATCCCAATAAAATTGAAAATATAATTCCAAAAATTCCGAAGTAAATTAAAAAGTTGGAAAGCTCTTCCAAACTTGAAAAATTTTTAACATTATCTTTTACAGCAAGAACATAATTTTCAGATAATTTATAAAATCCCCATAAATACCAATTTTCATCATTTCCTTTAAATGGAAGTGATGTAAAAATTTCATTTTCAAGAAGAGATTTGATTTCTATTTCATTTAAAAGTAATCGAGGTTCAACTTTTCCAATTAATTCACGTTTGTTGGAGTGTGAAATAACTTTAAAATCTTTATCAAAAATAAAAATTTCGGAAAAAATATTTTGTAAATCTGGTTTATTAAAAAATCCGTAAAAATAATTTAAAGTTGATTTTGTAATTATTTCTGACTGTAAAATTTCAAGTTGAATTTTGTCTATTTGTCCGAATGTTAAAACTAAATTTTTGCTAAGATTTTCAGAAATTTGTGTAAGATATAAGTTTTTTATAAATCTGTAACTAAATTGAGAAAGAACAAAAACCAAAAAAATTGTAACAATTGAAAAGGTTAAAATAATTTTGTATTTGTAATATGATTTATCGAATTTTTGAAATATCATTTCAAACAAATTTTTGTAAGAACAGATTTAAAATAGTTTCTTTTTATATTTTTTGTTGAAATTAAATACAGAATATTCCAGATAAAACTTCCTCAGAATTTAAATATAATGGTT
The nucleotide sequence above comes from Ignavibacteriota bacterium. Encoded proteins:
- a CDS encoding HAMP domain-containing histidine kinase, which produces MIFQKFDKSYYKYKIILTFSIVTIFLVFVLSQFSYRFIKNLYLTQISENLSKNLVLTFGQIDKIQLEILQSEIITKSTLNYFYGFFNKPDLQNIFSEIFIFDKDFKVISHSNKRELIGKVEPRLLLNEIEIKSLLENEIFTSLPFKGNDENWYLWGFYKLSENYVLAVKDNVKNFSSLEELSNFLIYFGIFGIIFSILLGFWVSKSITNPIYKLVEFSDEIGKGNYNSEIPEKTKGEIEILSNALILMRNNIKNNNNEKEKILAQIAHEIRNPLGGIELLINLIKESPKDEIKNAEYTNKILDEISNLKELITSYLNFSKPYPVVSEKLNIEEMVKDIIEILKNELISRNIEVITNFAQKNIFFDKSQFRSILINLLKNSIDSINQNGEIEISSKLKERNIVIEIKDTGSGISKENFSRIFEPFFTTKINGTGLGLATCKKYCDENNALISAESFKNKTIFTISKKL